Sequence from the Phragmites australis chromosome 6, lpPhrAust1.1, whole genome shotgun sequence genome:
AAAACCTGCAACAATcgtgcatgtctatcatgaatgagacataCATCTAGTCAGTCAAGAATAATTGCATGTttgacccgctctaggaaccaataccagctatccccattctcactctccacgaaagcaaaccctagtggcaggacttggttgttaccgtcgacctcAATTACAGACAATATCTGCCATTTGTACTTCctagtcaggaatgttccatctaggcatatgatgggtcagCAATATCGAAATGTTTTGATAGTTACGGCGAATGCAAaaaaagcacgctgcaacactcttttttcgttgtactccacatcagtagaggggtaatgcttgatatcatagtagcttcctgggttccttccacaaattgtggctaattgacgaggtagattgtgatatgaatcttcatatgttctgaacctcatctcaatagtcttttgtttcgccctccatgcattcgcatagtttattgtgtactggaacctttgctcaatagcacggattattgatcttggctcataccttaggttgtccacaatctccccgtacataacatttacAATGAAGGCAGATGATAGGTTCCGATGggtgaactctatttcctcaatgtgacaattatgttccttaactattaagcactgccagtagtctacccatttttctctgaatgcgtgcacccgccaaggacactgCGGCatcaaacacttcacatcgtactcccttttactagatttaacaaccttgaattgcctccgaagagacaacgatcagaatttcactgcatcaataactgcctcctttgtagggtacatagcaccctgtgacacctcgttctcatggtactgccacggtgtccgatcagcctcactaaccaccagcttcgaaaattcatgatccctccattCTGCAGAAACTGGAGTATTACCCTCCTCGTTAGCCGAATCCCCATTGGCAAGGCCtttctccaactcttcatcctccaaatccatatcttcaatgatgctaggaaTGTGCTctccttcatcagctacacccatcggttgcagctctggaatatcaCTAACATCCTCCCTGGACCCAACATTAGCCGTCTCTCATTCATCTTCCattgcctcacttggtcctgctactgcttctgcagagttctcctcagtttgatctttcaggtacgccttagctaacaaaatcagcagcaggccacgttcacaacatatatctatatactgcctccaagttgatgtggcttcgatgggaacaagctcaccaaagtatccatgactagcacggctgaggacagctttcaacttcagctcatgttgctgcggatacagttggaaaaaccgcatgagctaTTTGCACACACCCATAATGGTCCTCttattagctttactaagacccttcatgacatgacgaaattcaGACATATCTACActgttaggaccgtacctaatttcaccctcaccataatatatctgaaaatttaatttatctatcatccctgaaaacacccgtaaacataaccaatgttaagaccaacaattatatttctaattatcggataaaataatttctaaatgctaTATCCTAAGTTCGCAAATTATCCTATACTGCTACCTCCTATGTCTCACATTATAACCCTAATATAGTAAaataatatagtaaaaataatattctatatttcactgctatcgtacaattttctaaataaatttgataattttttaaaccctaagtcatacatgtctaaaacctatgtcatatactactactgcactaattaacaacaataaaaggaaaaaaaaaacttacccgaaaataatcttcaaatccgcggctcaAATACAGCAGGGCTTCATcgggctctcttcctcccctctcctctcctctcttctcctccctcttctcaactttttttttctaaataaaatgaTATTTTAGTCTAATTTTAGCCACTTTTATAGAAGAGgctgggtgggggggggggcaaccaagcggcgcgggcgggaagggcccttaccgccccctgagaggacggtaagggAGGTGGCTCGGGCGGGCAGGCCGTACCCGCCCtttgagggggcggttaggcctctCGCCCTCTcactaaccgccctctcaaagaGCTGCAGACGCCTAATTTTGCAATTTCTCCTGcgaagaatctatttatttaaatttttaatattatatatatatatatataaaactcGACCGCGCGCCACCTTTGGGCCGCTCCACTGAGCCGCGCCCGCCCACATGGGCTGACGGCCTCGCAGCTTGGCCGTCTCGTTCCACCTCGGCCGCCACGCGAGCACTCCCGCGCGCCTCGCAtgggccgagccggcctgcacGCCTGTCCTAGGCCGCGATCTCATGTGCGCCATCGATCCGCTTCTGGACCGTTGCCAGGCCAGCCgggccatccgccccgggctgcTGCCAGGCCGCCTCACCGCAACTCCCTCCTGGGCCGCTAAGCAAACAGGCTGTAAGGGCTCGCCAGCGCCAGCACACAGTACAAGGCCGACCTCAGTACTGTGCTTTGAAATTATTCTCTCTTTATTTCATAGCATACACGCATGTATGCTCAATAAAACAATCTTTTCACGCTATACTCCACTTGACGTTCGGCATCATGAAGATTACAACTCTAGTATTTTTCTCATAGTGCAACATGTTTATGTACATTGCTCTCTAATCTAAACGTCTTATATAACTTCCTAATCAACTTAACAGTATCTATCATCAACCATATCCACCCTCAGGGTATATCTGCATATGAAAAAAACTAACATATAATTTCGAGCAcaatttcttgcaaacttgACACACGTCAATCCATACAACACCACTCACACGATTATGCTACCCTAAGCATATCAACATATACATATCATTTAAATTATAATGTTAAATCACTTTGCGTTTTTACCAATTTCATAATAAAGCTAACTTTTTAGCACATATGATATCAGGGGTTACATGATTAACACGGTTTGCCTGGCACGGCTGATGCGACAAGACAGTCTTTCGGTACAGCGGTTTCTGTAGAAGCAGCTGTGCTACCGACTGATCCATGGGGTTCGTCTGCGTTTCGGTCCATCCGCCTGTTTTGAACCTGAGAAACAAGCACAGAGACGTTGAGAACTTCGAGTGGCGGATCCGAGTACATCGAAGAAAATAGGCAAAAGTTGTCATGCTTTTACCTCTTTGAACCTGATGATCCCGCTGCTCCACTCGTAGCATAATGCTTTTGTTCGACGCAGTTGGCCAACCGGTACAAGGCGTCCCTTATGCGTCCTTTGGTTGCCACATCCATCTGCAAGGCACGTAAAAGGATACAAAAAGGTAAGTACTTATCGAATGGATAAATGATAGAAGAGTGTTAGTGCATCACGAGAATGATTACGATGTGTTATGCCAATTACTGTAAGTCTACCTGGTTCATGCTTTCCTGAAGCTTCTGAAAGCCAAGATCCTTTACCGGCACGGCTTCCAGGATCAATGGTGAGGAAGATTGCTCGCTGGACTCTGCAGAAGTCGTTCCCTTTGAACCAAATTGCAAGCCTGCAGAGTTCAGGACACCGTTGCCGGCAGAATCTACAGGGAACTGATGCGGCGTTTGTGTTGAAGTGCCATTCATCACCACTTCAGGCTCTTCATACGTTGTCAGTGGAGGGAAGTATATCTCCAGTGGATTTTCAGCCATTCCCTCGAGGATCATATCTGGATTCCCATTCAATCGATCGTGCGGCTTCTTCGTAGAACGAGGAACGTGAGCAGCAGCAAGATCCGGCCCTGAGCAAGAAGATGGAGGCACAGTTTCATCAGTGCACATAGTACTAGATGCCGTTGGGGCTAGCATTTCCTGATTTGAGCAAAAAAAATCCTCCAGTCCCTGACAGCCACCGATTTGCTTCATGCTTGCAACGTCATCGAAGGGGCAGAAAAGTTCAGCATCTGAATGCTGTGAGAATGTCTCCATTCCCCCAGAAGAACTCGCATGTCCCTCACAACTCAAAGGTGTATCCCTCCCTTCCTTCATGGATTGTTGTTGCGTGGTGGTGGGATGTGTCAGATTAACCTGCAGAaggtgaaagaaaataaaataaaatattttcctcAATGAAACCTATATTCTTTTCAGGAAAAATATGGTCTGGGCTGTGGTGATATGTTGCATATTCAAAAGGGCAAATATCTTGACTCTTGGCATGACAAGAGAAGCTACCCTCGGAAGGAAATCCTTGCAGCATATGACCTTcgaaaaggagagagaagtaATCAGGAAGATAGATTTTGGAAGTACCTGATCAGGAACTGAAACTGATGACTGTAATACAGGATCAGTCGTGCTCTCATTCGACAAATTGATATTGTCAAAGCAGCTGCTTGGTACAAGCTGAGCATATGGTGAGCAAATTGAAGACCATAGTGGATCCTCGAAATAATTGCTCCCTATATCAAACGTGTGATCcaaatttcttcaaaaaaataaaaaaggaaaaatgttaAACCTCAAAAAGAAAGAGGGAAAAAATCTGTTGAAAAAACACAAAAAGGTGGCGTTGCTGATGCTAGAGACACATGCTCAAGGTAGCAAGGGGTTACCTCAGGTTTGTTTCGAGATCATTGAAGCCACCGAGTTCAGGCAAATCGCAGAAAAATAAATCTTTTCCCTTGTTCTTGCGTTCGTCTTGCATCCGCATAGCATTGCTTTCTGATGAAGAATTGGCAATACCAGCGTATCCATCAGCAGCGAACATGCTTGCCTCAAACCCTGCACCGAACATGCCGCGGCCTTGAAATAGCACACTATGGTCGCTGATCAGAGGAAACTCATCCATCGCAATTCGCGATGCTTGAAACCtgcgaaggaaaaaaaaaataacatcctagacaaaaaaaaagaaaaaaaacggTGACATAGAGTTCAACAGTGAAGCAAAAACATATGTATTCTTTTTCTATGTAAGAATCAAAAGACTAGTTCGCATATCATTCCATGATGGCATTAATTTCTTCTTAGATGCAGTAGTAGATCAAAGAACAAACCATGATCAACATCCCAGTAATCAGCGACAGACCAACTACAGCTTGGACTGAACTAGTGTAGAGAAAACAACAATAAGATATCAGCAAGCCAACAACCGGA
This genomic interval carries:
- the LOC133920360 gene encoding protein LNK1-like, whose protein sequence is MVRPPASTLLFMPHCTIKIPSSSKSSSAPNPHAALGVRPCDWEHLATRFQASRIAMDEFPLISDHSVLFQGRGMFGAGFEASMFAADGYAGIANSSSESNAMRMQDERKNKGKDLFFCDLPELGGFNDLETNLRNLDHTFDIGSNYFEDPLWSSICSPYAQLVPSSCFDNINLSNESTTDPVLQSSVSVPDQVNLTHPTTTQQQSMKEGRDTPLSCEGHASSSGGMETFSQHSDAELFCPFDDVASMKQIGGCQGLEDFFCSNQEMLAPTASSTMCTDETVPPSSCSGPDLAAAHVPRSTKKPHDRLNGNPDMILEGMAENPLEIYFPPLTTYEEPEVVMNGTSTQTPHQFPVDSAGNGVLNSAGLQFGSKGTTSAESSEQSSSPLILEAVPVKDLGFQKLQESMNQMDVATKGRIRDALYRLANCVEQKHYATSGAAGSSGSKRFKTGGWTETQTNPMDQSVAQLLLQKPLYRKTVLSHQPCQANRVNHVTPDIICAKKLALL